A part of Carassius carassius chromosome 32, fCarCar2.1, whole genome shotgun sequence genomic DNA contains:
- the ahsa1b gene encoding activator of 90 kDa heat shock protein ATPase homolog 1b, whose translation MAKWGEGDPRWIVEERADATNVNNWHWTERDATNWSSEKLKELLMGLQVESEEGKCEITEVSKLEGEASINNRKGKLIFFYEWNLKADWRGTSKSGIKYKGNIEVPNLSDENDMDDLDISVSLCKDEPETELLSLMRSEGVKKIRTALASYVDFLKTEFTQGMILPTANGVTKQQTAQATTKSNKTQIGSCSAAPPPPSTGVKIPTCKFSLKETFLTSPEDLYRVFLNQEMVQAFTRSSALVEAEKGGKFRLLDGNVNGEFQELVPEQKIVMKWRFNSWPCEHYATVTLTFTDKGNETELKIECRAVPEGEEERTRDGWQRYYCHAIKQTFGYGARLY comes from the exons ATGGCGAAGTGGGGAGAAGGAGACCCTCGCTGGATCGTGGAGGAGAGAGCGGATGCTACAAATGTCAACAACTGGCACTG GACCGAGAGGGATGCCACAAACTGGTCATCAGAGAAGCTGAAGGAGCTGCTCATGGGGTTGCAGGTGGAGAGTGAAGAAGGCAAGTGTGAGATCACAGAGGTCAGCAAGCTGGAGGGAGAAGCATCCATCAATAACCGCAAAGGAAAGCTTATATTCTTCTATGAGTGGAATCTGAAGGCCGACTGGAGAG GGACATCAAAATCAGGCATCAAATACAAGGGGAATATTGAAGTTCCAAACCTTTCGGATGAAAATGACATGGACGACCTTGAT ATCAGCGTGAGTCTTTGTAAAGATGAGCCCGAGACAGAGCTGCTTTCACTCATGAGGAGCGAGGGAGTCAAAAAGATCCGCACGGCGCTGGCCAGTTACGTGGACTTCCTCAAAACAG AGTTCACACAGGGCATGATCCTGCCTACAGCCAATGGTGTGACGAAACAGCAGACAGCGCAAGCAACAACCAAGTCAAACAAAACTCAG aTTGGCTCCTGTAGTGCTGCTCCTCCTCCTCCCAGCACAGGGGTAAAAATCCCCACCTGCAAGTTCTCATTAAAAGAAACCTTCCTGACCTCACCAGAAGACCTTTACAGGGTCTTTCTCAATCAGGAG ATGGTGCAGGCTTTCACACGCAGCAGTGCTTTGGTTGAGGCTGAAAAGGGTGGAAAGTTTCGTCTGCTGGATGGAAACGTGAACGGAGAGTTCCAGGAGCTG GTTCCTGAGCAGAAGATAGTCATGAAGTGGAGGTTCAACTCATGGCCTTGTG AGCACTATGCGACGGTGACATTGACTTTCACAGACAAGGGTAATGAGACGGAGTTAAAGATTGAGTGTCGGGCGGTTCCTGAGGGTGAAGAGGAACGAACACGAGATGGCTGGCAGAGGTACTACTGCCACGCCATTAAACAGACTTTTGGCTACGGCGCACGACTCTACTGA